One Devosia lacusdianchii genomic window carries:
- a CDS encoding transglutaminase-like domain-containing protein, translated as MRFSVGCEIGYDVAEAATLIFNIEAMRERRQRVLSETLTITPNLPADEKTAEETGNRYLRLTVPKGLVQLRYSAEIDLDPLHQAPAIIGEVPIATLPLDTLPFLNPSRYCPSDQLARFANREFGGIAPGFGRVVEICNWINGEVDYLFGTSDTTTTAADTFSLRAGVCRDFAHLGITFCRALGIPARFVSCYAWQLEPQDFHAVFEAYLGDRWYLFDPTRMAALDGMVRIGCGRDAADTAFATIYGQVIPQPITVWSNAIDGDKSEEWTTDAVSVSRD; from the coding sequence GTGCGATTTTCCGTAGGATGCGAGATCGGCTACGACGTGGCCGAGGCGGCGACGCTGATCTTCAATATCGAGGCCATGCGCGAGCGGCGGCAGCGGGTGCTGAGCGAAACGCTGACTATCACACCGAACCTGCCGGCAGACGAGAAAACCGCCGAAGAGACCGGCAACCGCTATCTGCGCCTGACCGTCCCCAAGGGGTTGGTGCAACTGCGCTACAGCGCCGAGATCGATCTCGACCCGTTGCATCAGGCCCCCGCGATCATCGGCGAAGTCCCGATTGCCACGCTGCCGCTCGACACGCTGCCGTTTCTCAACCCGTCGCGCTATTGCCCGTCCGACCAGCTGGCGCGCTTCGCCAATCGCGAGTTCGGCGGTATCGCGCCAGGCTTCGGCCGGGTGGTCGAAATCTGCAACTGGATCAATGGCGAGGTCGACTACCTGTTCGGGACCAGCGATACGACGACAACCGCCGCGGACACGTTTTCGTTACGCGCCGGCGTCTGCCGCGACTTCGCCCATCTCGGCATCACCTTCTGCCGGGCCCTCGGCATCCCGGCGCGCTTCGTCTCCTGCTACGCCTGGCAGCTCGAACCGCAGGACTTCCACGCCGTGTTCGAGGCCTATCTAGGCGACCGCTGGTACCTGTTCGACCCCACGCGCATGGCGGCGCTCGATGGCATGGTCCGCATCGGCTGCGGGCGCGACGCCGCCGATACGGCCTTTGCCACCATCTACGGTCAGGTCATCCCACAGCCGATAACTGTTTGGAGCAATGCGATCGATGGCGACAAGAGCGAAGAGTGGACGACGGATGCGGTGAGCGTGTCGCGGGATTGA
- a CDS encoding transglutaminase family protein has translation MTLLQVRHETVYSYARPVKFGEHRMLLRPRDSMEQTLESFGLAIRPKPLSMRWIHDVFGNGIAIAEFDEPAEELRIVATMVLEHTPELTPAFEIDARAKSFPFDYGDVDAIDLTPTLRRQFPDETEVDTWARRFLDPRGLSNTGHLLANMTLGIKEGFKYLRRPDPGTQRPSKTLASRQGTCRDFALLMIEAVRSLGLAARFVTGYLYSPARDGDHRGGGATHAWCQVYLPGAGWVEFDPTNGIFGTRDLIRVGVAREPRQAIPIAGTFIGSKDDYLGMSVDVVVERVVSPQDGMG, from the coding sequence GTGACGCTGCTGCAGGTGCGGCACGAGACCGTCTACTCCTATGCCCGTCCGGTCAAATTTGGTGAGCACCGCATGCTGCTGCGGCCGCGCGACAGCATGGAACAAACGCTGGAATCGTTCGGATTGGCGATCCGACCGAAGCCGCTATCGATGCGCTGGATCCATGACGTGTTCGGCAATGGCATTGCCATCGCTGAATTCGATGAGCCGGCCGAAGAATTGCGCATCGTCGCGACCATGGTGCTCGAGCACACGCCGGAATTGACGCCGGCCTTCGAGATCGACGCAAGGGCCAAGAGTTTTCCGTTCGATTATGGCGATGTCGACGCCATTGATCTGACGCCGACGTTGCGCCGGCAATTCCCAGACGAAACCGAGGTCGATACCTGGGCCAGGCGATTCCTCGATCCACGCGGGCTGAGCAATACCGGGCACTTGCTGGCCAATATGACGCTGGGGATCAAGGAGGGCTTCAAGTACTTGCGCCGGCCCGATCCGGGGACGCAGCGACCCTCCAAGACCCTGGCCAGCCGGCAGGGCACGTGTCGCGATTTTGCATTGCTGATGATCGAGGCGGTGCGCTCACTGGGCCTCGCGGCCCGCTTCGTCACCGGCTACCTCTATTCTCCGGCCCGCGACGGTGATCACCGTGGCGGTGGCGCGACGCATGCCTGGTGCCAGGTCTATCTGCCCGGCGCGGGCTGGGTCGAGTTCGATCCGACCAATGGCATTTTCGGCACGCGCGATCTGATCCGCGTCGGCGTCGCCCGCGAACCGCGGCAGGCGATCCCGATTGCCGGAACCTTCATCGGCAGCAAGGATGACTATCTCGGCATGAGCGTGGATGTGGTCGTCGAGCGGGTGGTTAGTCCGCAGGATGGGATGGGGTAA